A genome region from Euphorbia lathyris chromosome 4, ddEupLath1.1, whole genome shotgun sequence includes the following:
- the LOC136225606 gene encoding probable sodium/metabolite cotransporter BASS1, chloroplastic, giving the protein MSFSVALNSFTAIPPKIRLTTTPDKRQFTISSPPKFKNLTTSVVRSVHNDSRDFPVIPEKPSWEHVFANAASFYPLYVTAGGIVACLKPDTFTWFVETGPASYSLSLGLIMLSMGFTLELKDLIDLFMQRPLSILFGCVAQYSIMPALAMLISKLLGLSPSLSVGLVLLGCCPGGTASNVVTLIARGDVPLSIVMTVCTTLAAVLLTPLLTKILAGTYVPADALKLSISTLQVVVAPILLGSYLQSTFPVAVKAVTPFAPLFAVLASSLLACSVFSENVVRIKSSMLGASLPPGSSPVLLMQSILSGELGAILLSVLLLHFAGFFVGYISAAIVGFKESERRAISIEVGMQNSSLGVVLATAHFTSPMVALPAAMSAVIMNIMGSSLGVIWSYIDPSHPKGKSSS; this is encoded by the exons ATGTCTTTCTCAGTCGCTCTCAATTCCTTCACTGCAATCCCACCAAAAATCCGTCTCACTACTACACCTGATAAACGACAATTCACCATTTCCTCGCCACCCAAATTCAAAAATCTGACGACTAGTGTAGTTAGATCAGTTCATAATGACTCTAGGGATTTCCCTGTGATTCCAGAAAAACCCAGCTGGGAACATGTGTTTGCTAATGCAGCTAGCTTCTACCCTCTCTATGTGACTGCTGGAGGGattgttgcttgcttaaaaccgGATACTTTTACTTGGTTTGTGGAGACAGGCCCAGCTTCTTATAGTCTTTCTCTCGGGTTAATAATGTTGTCCATGGGTTTCACTTTGGAGCTCAAGGACTTGATAGATTTATTTATGCAAAGACCTCTCTCT ATACTATTTGGTTGCGTTGCTCAGTATTCAATTATGCCAGCTTTGGCAATGCTTATCAGCAAACTTTTGGGACTTTCTCCTTCTCTGTCAGTGGGACTCGTATTGCTTGGATGTTGCCCTGGAGGCACCGCCTCTAATGTG GTGACGTTAATTGCCAGAGGGGATGTTCCACTATCTATTGTAATGACAGTGTGTACTACTCTTGCTGCAGTACTACTCACTCCACTATTAACAAAGATTCTTGCTGGAACTTACGTTCCTGCAGATGCTCTTAAACTCTCCATCAGTACCCTTCAG GTGGTTGTGGCACCGATTCTACTGGGTTCTTATTTACAGAGCACGTTTCCAGTAGCAGTGAAAGCTGTGACACCTTTTGCACCTCTCTTTGCTGTTTTAGCATCATCGTTGCTTGCATGCAG TGTGTTCTCAGAAAATGTTGTTCGCATTAAATCGTCAATGCTTGGTGCTTCACTGCCTCCTGGATCCTCGCCGGTTCTTCTCATGCAATCAATTTTGTCTGGCGAACTTGGTGCCATACTGCTTTCAGTTTTATTGCTACATTTTGCCGGTTTCTTTGTGGG GTATATATCAGCAGCTATTGTTGGGTTCAAGGAATCAGAAAGGCGCGCAATTTCAATTGAG GTTGGTATGCAAAATTCTTCGTTAGGAGTGGTCTTAGCAACTGCCCATTTCACTTCTCCGATGGTTGCATTACCGGCAGCTATGTCTGCTGTAATCATGAATATCATGGGTAGCAGTTTAGGTGTCATTTGGAGTTACATTGATCCGTCTCATCCAAAAGGTAAGTCAAGTAGTTAA